A genomic region of Nostoc sp. UHCC 0702 contains the following coding sequences:
- a CDS encoding CHAT domain-containing protein has product MNEETGLKSILLLAANPKGTQSLRLQEEEREIKEKLRLAGYGKVPINSTGATRPRDIQQSMLDFQPQIVHFSGHGSGKEGLVFEDESGQGKLVSSEALANLFKLFSNHVECIILNACYSQLQAEAIAQHVDYVIGMRREIGDRAAIEFAVCC; this is encoded by the coding sequence ATGAATGAAGAAACTGGGTTGAAGTCTATTTTGCTGCTAGCTGCTAATCCAAAAGGAACACAGAGTTTGCGTCTACAGGAAGAAGAGCGAGAAATTAAGGAGAAATTGCGCTTGGCAGGATACGGCAAAGTACCTATCAATTCAACCGGAGCAACTCGCCCAAGAGATATTCAGCAGTCAATGTTAGACTTTCAACCACAAATAGTGCATTTTAGCGGTCATGGCTCAGGGAAAGAAGGTTTAGTTTTTGAAGATGAAAGTGGACAAGGCAAATTAGTTAGCTCAGAAGCATTAGCAAATTTGTTCAAGCTTTTCTCAAATCATGTCGAATGTATTATTTTAAATGCTTGTTACTCACAATTACAGGCTGAGGCAATTGCTCAACACGTTGATTACGTTATTGGTATGAGGCGAGAAATTGGAGATCGAGCTGCCATAGAGTTTGCTGTATGCTGTTAG
- a CDS encoding type II toxin-antitoxin system HicB family antitoxin has product MKIKAVIWQEDGVWCGSVPALPGCHTWGESYEHLLEMLQDAIQGWLEVASEREELEPDKQVVELSL; this is encoded by the coding sequence ATGAAAATTAAAGCAGTTATCTGGCAAGAAGACGGTGTGTGGTGTGGTTCTGTACCTGCTTTACCAGGATGTCACACTTGGGGAGAAAGCTACGAACATCTGTTAGAGATGCTACAAGATGCGATTCAGGGTTGGTTAGAAGTTGCTAGCGAACGAGAAGAACTCGAACCGGACAAACAGGTTGTTGAGCTATCCCTATGA
- a CDS encoding type II toxin-antitoxin system HicA family toxin produces the protein MKAVSGKALCKILERQGWNLKRITGSHHIYAKEGVDAILSIPVHSNRDLPIGTLRSIMKDAGLIEEDLD, from the coding sequence ATGAAAGCAGTTTCGGGTAAAGCATTGTGTAAAATTTTAGAACGTCAGGGTTGGAATTTAAAACGTATTACTGGCAGTCATCACATTTACGCTAAAGAAGGTGTTGATGCAATCCTTTCAATTCCAGTTCATAGTAATCGAGATTTACCAATTGGAACTTTGAGAAGCATTATGAAAGATGCTGGACTTATCGAAGAAGATTTAGACTAA
- a CDS encoding type II toxin-antitoxin system PemK/MazF family toxin → MPFIPGDVVTVDFPGVTGVKRRPAVVLSSVTYNTIRPDTIIGIITTQTVSLGITDYALQDWSVAGLRVASIFRSFIVTLPPSANIGLIFDF, encoded by the coding sequence ATGCCCTTCATTCCTGGTGACGTGGTTACAGTTGATTTCCCTGGTGTCACTGGTGTGAAGCGTCGTCCTGCTGTAGTTCTATCATCTGTTACTTATAATACAATTCGTCCTGATACGATCATCGGAATTATCACAACTCAAACCGTTTCATTAGGAATTACTGACTACGCACTACAGGATTGGTCAGTAGCAGGTTTACGGGTTGCGTCTATTTTCCGAAGTTTTATCGTCACTCTACCACCCTCAGCTAATAT